From Pan paniscus chromosome 9, NHGRI_mPanPan1-v2.0_pri, whole genome shotgun sequence, the proteins below share one genomic window:
- the LOC100975727 gene encoding olfactory receptor 5A2: protein MAVGRNNTIVTKFILLGLSDHPQMKIFLFMLFLGLYLLTLAWNLSLIALIKMDSHLHTPMYFFLSNLSFLDICYVSSTAPKMLSDIITEQKTISFVGCATQYFVFCGMGLTECFLLAAMAYDRYAAICNPLLYTVLISHTLCLKMVVGAYVGGFLSSFIETYSVYQHDFCGPNMINHFFCDLPPVLALSCSDTFTSEVVTFIVSVVIGIVSVLVVFISYGYIVAAVVKISSATGRTKAFSTCASHLTAVTLFYGSGFFMYMRPSSSYSLNRDKMVSIFYALVIPVVNPIIYSFRNKEIKNAMRKAMERDPGISHGGPFIFMTLG from the coding sequence ATGGCTGTAGGAAGGAACAACACAATTGTGACAAAATTCATTCTCCTGGGACTTTCAGACCATCCTCAAATGAAGATTTTCCTTTTCATGTTATTTCTGGGGCTCTACCTCCTGACGTTGGCCTGGAACTTAAGCCTCATTGCACTCATTAAGATGGACTCTCACCTGCACACgcccatgtacttcttcctcaGTAACCTGTCCTTCCTGGACATCTGCTATGTGTCCTCCACTGCCCCTAAGATGCTGTCTGACATCATCACAGAGCAGAAAACCATTTCCTTTGTTGGCTGTGCCACTCAGTACTTTGTCTTCTGTGGGATGGGGCTGACTGAATGCTTTCTCCTGGCAGCTATGGCCTATGACCGGTATGCTGCAATCTGCAACCCCTTGCTTTACACAGTCCTCATATCCCATACACTTTGTTTAAAGATGGTGGTTGGCGCCTATGTGGGTGGATTCCTTAGTTCTTTCATTGAAACATACTCTGTCTATCAGCATGATTTCTGTGGGCCCAATATGATCAACcactttttctgtgatctccctccAGTCCTGGCTCTGTCCTGCTCTGATACCTTCACCAGCGAGGTGGTGACCTTCATAGTCAGTGTTGTCATTGGAATAGTGTCTGTGCTAGTGGTCTTCATCTCTTATGGTTACATTGTTGCCGCTGTTGTGAAGATCAGCTCAGCTACAGGTAGGACAAAGGCCTTCAGCACTTGTGCCTCTCACCTGACTGCTGTGACCCTCTTCTATGGTTCTGGATTCTTCATGTACATGCGACCCAGTTCCAGCTACTCCCTAAACAGGGACAAGATGGTGTCCATATTCTATGCCTTGGTGATCCCCGTGGTGAATCCCATCATCTACAGTTTTAGGAATAAGGAGATTAAAAATGCCATGAGGAAAGCCATGGAAAGGGACCCCGGGATTTCTCACGGTGGACCATTCATTTTTATGACCTTGGGCTAA